From the Calderihabitans maritimus genome, the window TCTTTTGGAAACATTCGCGAAACATGGTATTATGAGCTTCTTCCCTGTTGAGTAGGAAATCGATCATCTGGCGGACATATTTGTCATTAATTTGGCGGTGAAGGTATTCGTAAACTACTTTTGCCCTTTGTTCTGCCGCTATGTTTGATAACAAATCTGCCGGTAGGTCGCCGGTCACATTAACGTAAGCGGCTGTCCAGAGTTCTCCTGAGGCGTTAGTTAACATGGGATTCAACCCACTCAAAATATGGCTTTCAATGCTTCCAACGGTCGCACTGGTAGCGGTTGGGTCGTGACCGTTCAATAGATTAATGGCAGTGGCCACCATTTCCATGTGGCTCATTTCTTCGGCGGCGATATCAAGGAAAACATCCTTTATTTCCGGATTTTTAATTCTAAAGCTTTGGCAGATATATTGCATAGCCGCCTTGAGTTCGCCGTGAGGGCCTCCCAATTGTTCCTGCAGCATGGTAGCGTAAGTGGGATTGGGCCGCTCCACCTTAACCTCAGCCAACAATTGTTTGTCATGTTTAAACATCGCTGTTCCCCCTTGTTTTTTGATCATGATCAGTTTAAGTTTATATTTTGTTAAGCATTCATTATTCATTCAGGCTAATTCATGTTAATGCTTCCTATTTTTTTGCATTTCGATTAGGGACGGTTCGGCGGGAGAGCTCGGGCCAGAGCTACGCGCTGCTGCTGCCCGCCGCGAGTCCCGCATCCCTACCAGTTCCAGTACTTCTTCCAGGCGACGGCGTTCTTGCGTGCGGGACAGGCGTTTCAGACCGAAACAAATATTTTTAGCTACGGTCATGTGGGGAAAGAGGGAAAATTTCCTGTCACCGGCAGGAAACTGAAGCTCAGAGTCGAAATTTCTGGAAGGGAAGTGGTTCTAAAAAAATTTTAGCAAAGGTGAGTGAAAAATTTGGCGGGATATTTTGATTTTGAGCGGAACGAGCCTTGTCCCTGCGGCAGCGGGAGAAAGTACAAGAAGTGTTGCCGAAACACGGTAGAGGATTATTACATGTCCTGGAGAGAAAAAGATTGGAGCTTGATGGAGCCGCCATTTGCCCAAGCGCTGGCGGCGTTGTGCGGTCTACGGCCCGACAGAGATGAAAGGGTGCCGGGAGTTGAAGAGGTGGAAGAAGCCTTAAGCTATATTGAAGACAATTTTTTCCAAAAAGAAAAAGAAGAAGATCTGGTTGCCTTTCTCAGTGGGATGGCCAACGAGTTCATGCGTTTGCTCAAAGAAGATGAGTATTTTCGCCATATTCGTCTCAGTTTGGACGAGGCCGTAGATTTGTCGGAACACCTTGATGAACATGTATCCGAATTAGGACAAGACCCGGATAGGGAAGCCTTTGAGAATGTATTCGAGGCGGTAATGACAGAGTGGCTTGAAAAAATGGGGGAAGAAGAGAATGGTGATCTGGCCTGGAAGATATTTTTCGGTTTACGCCAGAAAGGGTATGCATTAAGAGAAAGAGCTGCCTTGCTTTTCGCCTTGAAGTTATTTTCCGAAAAGATAAGAACAGCGACTAATCCCTTTTGGGAAGCGGTGGTGCGGGTTTCTATATTTGAGGCCTGGAAGGGCATGGAGGAGCTGGAGAAATTTCGTGAGAATGAAGGAAAGGTTACTATGGAGGAAATACTGGAAAAATATCCTATCATAAAAAAGGATATATCTCAACGTCATTATATTAAACTGTTGCCGGCTATAGGGCTGATATTAACTGGTAGGCTGGAATTCAAATTGCCGGCCTACGCGGTACTGGGGGGAATACTTAAAGCTGTAGAACACCAGGCAAAAAGGGTACTGGAAGAAGGGAAAAGCGATTTTCCAGCCGAAGACCTTTCCGAGAAGTTGAAAGACCTTTCTCCGGACGATGAACTTAATCGTTTGTTAGTAGAAACTGCCTGGGATATTGATTATGAAATCTTTGTAGATA encodes:
- a CDS encoding manganese catalase family protein; protein product: MFKHDKQLLAEVKVERPNPTYATMLQEQLGGPHGELKAAMQYICQSFRIKNPEIKDVFLDIAAEEMSHMEMVATAINLLNGHDPTATSATVGSIESHILSGLNPMLTNASGELWTAAYVNVTGDLPADLLSNIAAEQRAKVVYEYLHRQINDKYVRQMIDFLLNREEAHNTMFRECFQKIQDTGSNRDWGIDQNARLYFDLSTPGNYVGTQLHGPTPPSFNNPQNPPQQ
- a CDS encoding SEC-C domain-containing protein, whose protein sequence is MAGYFDFERNEPCPCGSGRKYKKCCRNTVEDYYMSWREKDWSLMEPPFAQALAALCGLRPDRDERVPGVEEVEEALSYIEDNFFQKEKEEDLVAFLSGMANEFMRLLKEDEYFRHIRLSLDEAVDLSEHLDEHVSELGQDPDREAFENVFEAVMTEWLEKMGEEENGDLAWKIFFGLRQKGYALRERAALLFALKLFSEKIRTATNPFWEAVVRVSIFEAWKGMEELEKFRENEGKVTMEEILEKYPIIKKDISQRHYIKLLPAIGLILTGRLEFKLPAYAVLGGILKAVEHQAKRVLEEGKSDFPAEDLSEKLKDLSPDDELNRLLVETAWDIDYEIFVDTAVTFLDNWLHNEGKDETEEVREAVKVLKESFGDSLVDSSATVYFMHYVLCLAHAFGRREASLPVLGDEKGPGIAWEQIYTPEGLEAYARYLEKMGKPEAAEHVRRVKEEVLLNKVQP